One genomic window of Papaver somniferum cultivar HN1 unplaced genomic scaffold, ASM357369v1 unplaced-scaffold_150, whole genome shotgun sequence includes the following:
- the LOC113336014 gene encoding phospho-2-dehydro-3-deoxyheptonate aldolase 2, chloroplastic-like produces MALSSNTSLSAKSILLQQNQPLLSSSKSNSLPFLPKKPTKRISAVHAAEPAKNQVVSPAKPKPTTVPATTPPLKWSIDSWRLKKALQLPEYPDQNELESVLKTIDSFPPIVFAGEARHLEERIAEAAMGKAFLLQGGDCAESFKEFNAVNIRDTFRILLQMSVVMMFGGQMPIVKVGRMAGQFAKPRSDNMEEKDGVKLPSYRGDNVNGDAFDSKSRTPDPQRLIRAYCQSAATLNLLRAFATGGYAAMQRVTQWNLDFTEHSEQGDRYRELAHRVDEALGFMSAAGLTADHPIMSTTEFWTSHECLHLPYEQSLTREDSTSGRYYGCSAHMLWVGERTRQLDGAHVEFLRGVANPLGIKVSDKMDPNDLVKLIEILNPQNKAGRITVIVRMGAENMRVKLPHLIRAVRRSGQIVTWVSDPMHGNTIKAPCGLKTRPFDAIRAEVRAFFDVHEQEGSNPGGIHLEMTGQNVTECIGGSKTVTFDDLSSRYHTHCDPRLNASQSLELSFIIAERLRKRRPVSEVPVTHSSSSSVL; encoded by the exons ATGGCTCTTTCAAGCAATACATCTCTGTCTGCAAAATCaattcttctccaacaaaatcaaccacttctctcatcatcaaaatcaaactcCCTTCCATTTCTACCCAAGAAACCCACCAAAAGAATCTCAGCTGTTCATGCTGCTGAACCTGCTAAGAATCAAGTAGTTTCACCTGCAAAACCAAAACCTACTACTGTACCAGCAACAACACCACCATTGAAATGGAGTATTGATAGTTGGAGATTAAAGAAAGCTTTGCAATTGCCAGAATACCCAGATCAAAATGAACTTGAATCCGTTCTTAAAACTATTGATTCTTTCCCACCTATTGTATTTGCTGGTGAAGCTAGACATTTAGAAGAACGTATTGCTGAAGCTGCCATGGGTAAAGCTTTTTTGCTTCAAGGTGGTGATTGTGCTGAGAGTTTCAAGGAGTTTAATGCTGTGAATATTAGGGATACTTTCCGTATCCTTCTTCAGATGTCTGTTGTTATGATGTTTGGTGGTCAAATGCCAATCGTCAAG GTAGGAAGAATGGCAGGTCAATTTGCAAAACCCAGATCAGACAATATGGAGGAAAAAGATGGAGTCAAATTACCAAGTTACAGGGGAGATAATGTTAATGGTGATGCTTTTGATTCAAAATCAAGAACTCCTGATCCCCAAAGGTTGATTAGGGCATACTGTCAATCAGCTGCAACATTGAATCTGCTTAGGGCATTTGCCACTGGTGGTTATGCAGCTATGCAAAGGGTTACTCAATGGAACCTTGATTTCACTGAACACAGTGAACAAGGAGACAG GTACCGTGAATTGGCTCACCGAGTTGACGAGGCTTTAGGATTCATGAGTGCTGCTGGTCTTACTGCTGATCATCCAATTATGTCAACCACTGAGTTCTGGACATCACATGAATGCTTGCATTTGCCTTATGAGCAATCTCTAACCAGGGAGGATTCAACTTCAGGGCGTTACTATGGATGCTCCGCCCATATGCTTTGGGTCGGTGAGCGTACCAGACAATTGGATGGTGCTCATGTTGAGTTCTTGAGAGGTGTTGCCAATCCCCTCGGTATCAAG GTGagtgacaagatggatccaaatGACCTAGTGAAGCTCATTGAGATCTTGAACCCTCAGAACAAGGCAGGAAGAATTACAGTTATTGTAAGGATGGGAGCTGAAAACATGAGAGTCAAATTGCCCCATTTGATCCGGGCAGTTCGCAGATCAGGACAAATTGTGACATGGGTCAGTGACCCTATGCACGGTAACACCATCAAGGCTCCCTGCGGTCTAAAGACTAGACCTTTTGATGCAATCAGG GCTGAGGTGCGCGCCTTTTTCGATGTTCATGAACAAGAAGGAAGCAACCCAGGAGGAATCCATCTTGAAATGACTGGACAGAATGTGACTGAGTGCATCGGAGGGTCAAAGACTGTTACCTTTGACGATCTAAGCTCTCGATACCACACTCACTGTGACCCAAGACTTAATGCTTCACAATCTCTTGAACTTTCCTTCATTATAGCCGAGCGTCTAAGAAAGAGAAGGCCTGTCTCAGAAGTTCCAGTGACTCATTCCTCATCATCTTCAGTTCTGTAG
- the LOC113336075 gene encoding ABC transporter G family member 11-like, whose product MASSNANLPRYVPNQSPSKSPLPLLSSQTSSILKMQSPLPTSNELGYGRQRGSFRGSSSCAGADGVLLTWDDLWVTVPSSGNGISSTNNGRALIQDLNGYAQPSEILAIMGPSGSGKSTLLDALAGRLASNTRQSGSIKVNGRKQTLAFGTSAYVTQDDTLTATLTVKESVYYSAMIQLPESMTRAEKKERAETTIREMGLREAMNTRIGGWSGKGLNGGEKRRVSICIEILRRPKLLFLDEPTSGPDGAASYHVMMRILKLSQQCGMTVIASIHQPSSEVFALFHNLCLLSSGRTIYFGLASAAYEFFTLNGFPCPTMRNPSDHYLRTINKDFDKLSFIEDEDSEQGFAGNKISTTEEAIQILVESYKSSQFFQQVKHCVSEISNKEGHVLVKGSQACFLTQASVLTRRSFVNMYRDLGYYWLGLGIYISICFCIGMIFHDIGHNFDSIQARGLMLMFVASLLTLMSIGGFPSFVEDMEIFGRERLNGHYGVAATNFPKSCDSTEPNIFLYREKFG is encoded by the exons atgGCTTCAAGCAACGCTAATCTGCCAAGATACGTACCAAATCAAAGCCCAAGTAAATCACCATTACCACTTCTTAGTAGCCAAACAAGTTCAATATTGAAGATGCAATCACCATTGCCGACTTCAAATGAGCTTGGGTATGGGAGGCAGAGAGGATCATTTAGAGGCTCTAGTTCTTGTGCAGGAGCTGATGGGGTTTTATTGACATGGGATGATTTATGGGTCACTGTACCTTCCTCGGGAAATGGTATTAGTAGCACTAACAATGGTAGAGCCTTAATTCAAGACCTTAACGGGTATGCTCAGCCTAGTGAGATCTTGGCTATTATGGGTCCTTCTGGCTCTGGAAAATCAACTCTTCTTGACGCATTAGCAG GGAGATTAGCCTCAAACACAAGACAGTCAGGGTCGATCAAAGTGAATGGTCGAAAGCAAACATTAGCTTTTGGAACGTC TGCTTATGTTACTCAAGATGATACATTGACAGCAACGTTAACGGTGAAAGAATCTGTTTACTATTCTGCTATGATCCAACTTCCTGAATCTATGACAAGAGCTGAAAAGAAAGAGAGGGCAGAGACAACAATACGGGAAATGGGATTACGAGAAGCAATGAATACAAGAATAGGAGGATGGAGCGGTAAAGGACTTAATGGAGGAGAAAAACGTAGAGTAAGCATTTGTATAGAGATTTTAAGACGTCCAAAGCTACTCTTTCTAGATGAACCAACAAGTGGTCCCGATGGTGCAGCATCATATCATGTCATGATGAGAATTCTTAAGCTTTCGCAACAATGTGGAATGACAGTTATTGCTTCCATTCACCAACCAAGCAGTGAAGTCTTTGCTCTATTTCATAATCTTTGTCTACTTTCCTCTGGTAGAACAATTTATTTTGGTCTCGCTTCTGCAGCATATGAG TTTTTCACATTGAATGGATTCCCTTGCCCAACTATGAGAAACCCATCGGATCACTATCTGAGAACCATCAACAAAGACTTTGATAAATTAAGTTTTATTGAAGATGAGGACAGTGAACAAGGTTTTGCGGGAAACAAAATATCAACTACAGAGGAAGCAATCCAAATATTAGTGGAGTCATACAAGTCCTCTCAATTCTTTCAACAAGTAAAACATTGTGTATCTGAAATCTCTAATAAG GAAGGGCACGTACTTGTGAAAGGAAGTCAAGCTTGCTTCTTAACACAGGCATCTGTCCTTACACGAAGGTCCTTTGTGAACATGTATCGCGATTTAGGTTACTACTGGTTGGGTCTTGGAATATATATTTCAATATGTTTTTGTATCGGTATGATTTTTCATGATATTGGACACAATTTTGATTCAATACAG GCTAGAGGTTTGATGCTTATGTTTGTAGCTTCATTATTAACTCTCATGTCAATTGGTGGATTCCCTTCTTTCGTGGAGGATATGGAG ATCTTTGGCAGAGAAAGATTAAACGGGCATTATGGTGTTGCAGCCACCAACTTTCCGAAAAGTTGCGACTCAACCGAACCCAACATTTTCCTATATAGAGagaagttcggttaa